Below is a genomic region from Castanea sativa cultivar Marrone di Chiusa Pesio chromosome 2, ASM4071231v1.
TCTGCTCTTCAATTTAgtatttatacaaaatattttaattctccCATTGTACCATACACATGATCCTCCTAACCAATACAATTAAGCCATTGTGAGTTTCAGTGACAATGGATTTCATAAATTGATaagtaataacattttttttttttggttgtggttgGGAGAACCACGTAAGTATAACCATACTCCTATTGTAATGAACAATTTCTCCAGTCCGTCATATATATCTTGAATATTTCCACCACTAATTGGCTGGATCAGTTGGAATACCAAAAAcatgaacaaataaataaaaagctagGCCATGAGTGGATTTGTGAGAAAGTTCAATTTCTGCacaagttttaatattttacagCCTGCTCAACATCTcaattgaaatcaaaatttcaatcAACGTGGATTATCAAATGACAAGAATCAACCACTATGTCAGGCTGATACCTGATTAATATCACAATCAATAAACAAAGTGACGCAGGAGACATCACAAATAAAGCTAAATTCATAAAAGACACCCCAACATAGAGCAGTTCAAGGGCACTGCTATCTCATgctaaattaatttaaaaagacAACCACCAAGTAAAAATTTACTTAAAGTCAACATTTAGATGAAGATTTTGAGCTGAGCCAAGATGGGGGAGGCCAAAATAGATGACACTGGTCTTGGAAATCTACAATCTTGCCAGTCTTCTGGTTCTCAAAGTAGAAGACACCAATATCATTTTCATCAGTGAAGTAAATGCAATTCCCTTTACATCCGGAGAATTCTGTAGCTGAAACAGAGAAGGAACTAtctttacccaaaataaaaacttgatcACCCAAATTCTTGACCATAACCCAACGACCCCACTCTTGGTCCAGCTtataaactacaaaattaaCTGTCTTAGGACAAACACGGTATCTACGGAGTTCTTGGTCAAACCTCCTCTCTCTATCAAAGAACCTATCAACAACGTAGAGTTCTCCACATGACTCCACCAAATGCTTCTGGTTTCCCAAACCACAAAGTGGAGGTGAAAACTGTATCAGCTTCATTGATGAATCAATCCATGAAACTGTTCCCAATCTATCAACAACATAGGGTTGTCCCTTGTATACAGTAATGTCATCATAGTAAAAGTTGTGATCATCTACAAAGGTCCAATTCTTGTCTCCATATTTCACATACCCCAACTTTCCTTCATGAAACAACCCGAAAATCAATTTATCTTCAACACAACTAGTCCACGCAGAGTTAGGAAACAACAGAAGTTTATTCACACCAGCAATATTCATGCCACTACTAAGTTGAAGTTTATATGCTTTGCCTACCTCGACAACTCGAAAATCCAATAAGTTAATCACTTTTGGAAAAGAGTCTGGCAGAAACCTGATATGGAGGCTTGAAAGTGGATTCAAAAGACGTACTCGACCAGGTTCAAACTCTTCCACCTTGACCAACCAGCTCTTTGATGAACATGTTGAAAGGTTTGGATTATCATCGAGTGGCTCGAGACGGTAGATGGTACTTTGAGAGAGAAAGGATTGGCCTCCAGCTGAGTTGATGGGGAAAGGAAAAGGGAGAAGCAAAGGAGGAGATATCCCACGTAGTGGAGGGATAGAGGATCTACATGAAGCACAGACGCTGCGAAATCTTACTACATCGATGCGAGCTTGGACGGTTTTTCCGATTAAAGGCAGGAGTTCCATTGGAAGATCAGACCACTCGACCTCTCTCTCATCCATATTTTCGTTGCTTGACTTAGAGAGTGACTTTGCAggcaaaaagagagagaagatcaATTTTGATGGgcgagattttt
It encodes:
- the LOC142626285 gene encoding putative F-box protein At1g65770, which encodes MDEREVEWSDLPMELLPLIGKTVQARIDVVRFRSVCASCRSSIPPLRGISPPLLLPFPFPINSAGGQSFLSQSTIYRLEPLDDNPNLSTCSSKSWLVKVEEFEPGRVRLLNPLSSLHIRFLPDSFPKVINLLDFRVVEVGKAYKLQLSSGMNIAGVNKLLLFPNSAWTSCVEDKLIFGLFHEGKLGYVKYGDKNWTFVDDHNFYYDDITVYKGQPYVVDRLGTVSWIDSSMKLIQFSPPLCGLGNQKHLVESCGELYVVDRFFDRERRFDQELRRYRVCPKTVNFVVYKLDQEWGRWVMVKNLGDQVFILGKDSSFSVSATEFSGCKGNCIYFTDENDIGVFYFENQKTGKIVDFQDQCHLFWPPPSWLSSKSSSKC